The following are encoded together in the Naumannella cuiyingiana genome:
- a CDS encoding TrkH family potassium uptake protein — MRRAVHPTRVVPAAFAVVIAIGTLLLALPVSSRGRDTSLLDAAFTAVSAVCVTGLTVLDNELHWSTFGQVVILALIQVGGFGIMTLATLLSLFVIGRLNLQTTLITRTESHTNDIADVRKVPIRIAAIMFGIEAVVAIILTLRFRIAYTDDWGSALWQGIYLAISSFNNAGFAPYSDNLMGFVDDGWITLPLCASVILGGIGFPVLFELGRRIPVRHWSIHVRITVGGTLLLLAAGIASFAWFEWSNPGTLGPLSTAGKIIGSISGGVMPRTAGFNSVDYGALDQETYAIQYVLMFIGGGSAGTAGGIKITTFFLLAFVIWSELRGEQETVIGHRRIGPATQRQALTVALLGVAAVVLGTLIILNNGDHPLQAVAFESISAFATVGLSTGITPSLDPIGKITLMVLMFIGRVGTITVGSAIALNDRHRYYRVPEERPIVG, encoded by the coding sequence ATGCGGCGCGCCGTACACCCCACTCGGGTGGTCCCCGCGGCGTTCGCGGTGGTGATCGCGATCGGTACGCTGCTGCTCGCCCTGCCCGTCTCCTCCCGGGGCCGGGACACCTCGCTGCTGGATGCGGCATTCACCGCCGTCTCCGCGGTCTGCGTGACCGGCCTGACGGTGCTGGACAACGAACTGCACTGGAGCACCTTCGGCCAGGTCGTGATCTTGGCGCTGATCCAGGTCGGCGGTTTCGGGATCATGACCCTGGCCACGCTGCTCAGCCTGTTCGTGATCGGCCGGCTGAACCTGCAGACGACGTTGATCACGCGCACCGAGTCGCACACCAACGACATCGCCGACGTGCGCAAGGTGCCGATCCGGATCGCGGCGATCATGTTCGGCATCGAGGCCGTGGTGGCGATCATCCTGACGCTCCGCTTCCGGATCGCCTACACCGACGACTGGGGATCGGCGTTGTGGCAGGGGATCTACCTGGCGATCTCGTCGTTCAACAACGCAGGCTTCGCGCCGTACTCGGACAATCTGATGGGCTTCGTCGACGACGGTTGGATCACGTTGCCGCTGTGCGCCTCGGTGATTCTCGGTGGGATCGGCTTTCCGGTGTTGTTCGAGCTGGGCCGGCGGATTCCGGTCCGCCACTGGTCCATCCATGTGCGCATCACCGTCGGCGGTACGCTGCTGCTGCTGGCGGCCGGGATCGCCAGCTTCGCCTGGTTCGAGTGGAGCAATCCGGGGACGCTCGGGCCGTTGTCCACGGCGGGCAAGATCATCGGCTCGATCAGTGGCGGCGTGATGCCGCGTACCGCCGGATTCAACAGCGTCGACTACGGGGCGCTGGACCAGGAGACCTACGCGATCCAGTACGTGTTGATGTTCATCGGCGGGGGCAGCGCCGGCACCGCCGGCGGGATCAAGATCACCACCTTCTTCCTGCTGGCCTTCGTGATCTGGTCGGAGCTGCGCGGTGAACAGGAGACGGTGATCGGCCACCGGCGGATCGGGCCTGCCACCCAGCGCCAGGCCCTGACCGTGGCCCTGCTCGGCGTCGCGGCGGTGGTGCTCGGCACCCTGATCATCCTCAACAACGGGGACCATCCGTTGCAGGCCGTCGCGTTCGAGTCGATCTCCGCGTTCGCCACGGTCGGCCTGTCCACCGGTATCACGCCGAGTCTCGATCCGATCGGGAAGATCACCTTGATGGTGCTGATGTTCATCGGTCGGGTCGGCACCATCACGGTCGGTTCGGCGATCGCGCTGAACGACCGGCACCGGTACTACCGTGTGCCCGAGGAACGTCCCATCGTCGGCTGA